The following proteins are encoded in a genomic region of Streptomyces sp. NBC_01723:
- the cobO gene encoding cob(I)yrinic acid a,c-diamide adenosyltransferase → MPKGQPSVVPDDGLTTRQRRNRPLVFVHTGIGKGKSTAAFGLALRAWNQGWPVGVFQFVKSAKWKVGEENALRVLGASGEGGTVDWHKMGEGWSWVQRDQQQDNEEKAREGWEQVKRDLAAETYKLYVLDEFAYPLHWGWIDTDEVVSVLRDRPGTQHVVITGRNAPQQLVDFADLVTDMSKVKHPMDTGQKGQRGIEW, encoded by the coding sequence GTGCCCAAGGGACAGCCGAGTGTCGTACCGGACGACGGACTGACGACCCGACAGCGGCGCAACCGGCCGCTGGTCTTCGTGCACACCGGGATCGGGAAGGGCAAGTCCACCGCCGCCTTCGGGCTGGCGCTGCGCGCCTGGAACCAGGGATGGCCCGTCGGGGTGTTCCAGTTCGTCAAGTCGGCCAAGTGGAAGGTCGGCGAGGAGAACGCCCTGCGGGTGCTCGGCGCATCCGGTGAGGGCGGCACCGTCGACTGGCACAAGATGGGCGAGGGGTGGTCCTGGGTCCAGCGCGACCAGCAGCAGGACAACGAGGAGAAGGCCCGGGAGGGCTGGGAGCAGGTCAAGCGCGACCTCGCCGCCGAGACGTACAAGCTGTACGTGCTGGACGAGTTCGCCTACCCGCTGCACTGGGGGTGGATCGACACCGACGAGGTCGTGTCCGTGCTGCGCGACCGGCCCGGCACCCAGCACGTCGTGATCACCGGGCGGAACGCGCCGCAGCAGCTGGTGGACTTCGCCGACCTGGTCACGGACATGTCCAAGGTCAAGCACCCGATGGACACCGGCCAGAAGGGGCAGAGGGGCATCGAGTGGTGA